A region of Bacillus solimangrovi DNA encodes the following proteins:
- a CDS encoding class I SAM-dependent methyltransferase translates to MNVVITTAGKGNSTLNEEVYRTAKLLNAQPIVRGTHSIEALMNQYEADILVIGKKRYTWYPLGGGEPVFFHPNGAMFRLKRLLKGELDSFVVATGLSEGMSIIDCTLGLGADSIVASHSVGESGYVRSLEVHPLLAFLVQHGLQTYESNVIEIENAMRRVNVVNANYHNYLQELDDNSFDVVYFDPMFTAGAIESDGIKAIKQVAFYEPITNEIINQAKRVARKRVVLKDHYRSSRFEQFGFVQQKRKTSSIHFGVLEVNE, encoded by the coding sequence ATGAACGTAGTGATAACGACTGCAGGAAAAGGGAATTCAACCTTAAATGAAGAGGTTTATCGGACAGCAAAGCTTCTCAATGCACAACCAATTGTAAGAGGTACACATTCAATTGAAGCACTCATGAATCAATATGAGGCGGACATCCTTGTCATCGGAAAAAAACGTTATACGTGGTACCCGTTAGGTGGGGGTGAACCTGTTTTTTTTCATCCAAATGGAGCGATGTTTCGGTTGAAACGATTATTAAAGGGAGAACTCGATTCTTTCGTAGTTGCTACGGGGCTGTCTGAAGGAATGAGTATAATAGATTGTACATTGGGTCTTGGTGCAGATAGTATTGTTGCTAGTCATAGTGTAGGAGAAAGTGGATATGTTCGTTCATTAGAGGTTCATCCGTTGCTCGCATTTCTCGTTCAGCATGGTTTACAAACTTATGAATCCAATGTTATTGAGATAGAGAATGCGATGAGGAGAGTAAACGTTGTGAATGCCAATTATCACAACTATCTACAGGAACTTGATGATAATAGTTTTGATGTTGTGTATTTTGATCCGATGTTTACAGCTGGTGCGATTGAATCAGATGGAATAAAAGCAATTAAACAAGTTGCATTTTATGAGCCTATTACGAATGAAATCATTAACCAAGCAAAAAGAGTCGCACGTAAACGTGTTGTTCTAAAAGACCATTATAGAAGTAGTAGGTTTGAACAATTTGGATTTGTCCAGCAAAAACGTAAGACATCCTCTATTCATTTCGGAGTGTTAGAAGTTAATGAATAA
- a CDS encoding stalk domain-containing protein, which yields MKKLVTIVSVIFLMIFGTSISFAEEINVYIDNQLILFQDEKPLLEDGRVLLPVRAVQESMGAELKWNPETEQIYSTKEQGNAKTSILYRINSPYTYKQFYENNYNKQYIEMIDTSAKVKRGRTFIPLRSATESFGYDVIWKENENAVYLKSNPTIKPKDSTQQYVMEGDFFKLKEIEKEIFFLTNKERVKQGLKPFILDVNVSKVAQIKSADMYNKSYFDHTSPTYGSPFEMMKQFNIEYIAAGENIAAGYSSAVEVTNGWMKSQGHRENILNEDFTRIGIGYYEADNNYRTYYTQLFSKQQRDVK from the coding sequence ATGAAGAAATTAGTTACAATTGTTAGTGTCATATTTTTAATGATTTTTGGTACAAGTATTAGTTTCGCAGAAGAAATAAACGTTTATATCGATAATCAGCTAATACTATTTCAAGATGAAAAACCTTTATTAGAAGACGGACGAGTTTTATTACCAGTTCGAGCTGTACAAGAAAGTATGGGAGCTGAACTAAAATGGAATCCAGAAACTGAGCAAATTTATAGTACAAAAGAACAGGGAAATGCGAAAACGAGCATTTTATATCGCATTAATTCTCCGTATACGTATAAACAGTTTTATGAGAATAACTACAACAAACAATATATTGAGATGATTGATACTTCAGCAAAAGTGAAAAGAGGTCGTACCTTTATTCCGTTACGCTCAGCAACAGAATCATTCGGTTATGATGTTATTTGGAAGGAAAATGAAAACGCTGTATATTTGAAAAGTAATCCAACGATAAAACCAAAAGATTCAACTCAACAGTATGTAATGGAAGGTGATTTTTTTAAGTTGAAAGAGATTGAGAAGGAGATATTCTTTTTAACAAATAAGGAGCGTGTTAAGCAAGGTTTGAAGCCCTTCATTCTTGATGTGAATGTATCAAAAGTAGCGCAAATAAAGTCAGCTGATATGTATAATAAATCATATTTTGACCATACTTCACCAACATATGGATCGCCGTTTGAGATGATGAAGCAATTTAATATTGAATACATTGCAGCAGGAGAAAATATCGCAGCAGGATATTCATCAGCTGTAGAAGTGACAAATGGTTGGATGAAAAGTCAGGGTCATAGGGAAAATATTCTAAATGAGGACTTTACTCGAATCGGTATTGGATATTATGAGGCAGACAATAATTATCGTACATATTATACACAGCTTTTTTCAAAGCAACAAAGAGATGTTAAATAG
- a CDS encoding LL-diaminopimelate aminotransferase yields the protein MFSKLAKSFPTSIFSELADYKAEKIAEGLDLIDLSIGSPDLPPPIWIRDEMAKWVQNENSYGYTLTGLNEFYQSAANYMKRKFSVELNPALEIVQLMGSQDGLVHLPMVLAEEGDVILVTDPGYTAYSAGVKMSGAEMVSMPLKKEHQFLPQFDEIPEKVAKRTKMMFLNFPGNPVPVLANRCFYEKAISFAKKYGIIIVHDLAYADLVFGEKSPISIFEFDGAKDVAVEFHSLSKNFNMAGCRIGYLVGNESIVEALKKLKSNLDYGVFAPIQHAAIKALREGDVFLNENCRLYEKRRDVLVSGLQKVGWNVELSEATMFVWAEIPEGFTSQSFAYQLIDKCGVVTTPGNAFGQYGEGFVRIALVQPENRLHEVVKRIGTSDLFS from the coding sequence ATGTTTTCAAAATTAGCAAAATCATTTCCAACTAGCATTTTTAGTGAACTTGCGGATTATAAAGCTGAAAAAATAGCAGAGGGGTTAGATTTGATAGACTTGAGCATTGGTAGCCCTGATCTACCACCGCCAATATGGATTCGTGATGAAATGGCTAAATGGGTACAAAATGAAAATTCATATGGTTATACTTTAACTGGCCTTAATGAGTTCTATCAATCAGCTGCAAATTATATGAAACGAAAATTTAGTGTTGAACTTAATCCAGCGCTGGAGATCGTCCAATTAATGGGTTCACAAGACGGTTTAGTACATTTACCAATGGTTTTAGCAGAAGAGGGAGATGTTATACTAGTTACAGATCCTGGATATACAGCTTACAGTGCTGGAGTGAAAATGTCAGGCGCAGAGATGGTATCTATGCCTTTAAAAAAAGAACATCAGTTTTTACCACAGTTTGATGAGATACCAGAAAAAGTCGCAAAACGAACAAAAATGATGTTTCTGAATTTTCCAGGAAATCCAGTCCCAGTATTAGCGAATCGGTGTTTTTATGAAAAAGCAATATCTTTTGCTAAAAAATATGGAATTATCATCGTTCATGATCTAGCATATGCTGATTTAGTATTTGGTGAAAAATCCCCAATAAGTATTTTCGAATTTGATGGAGCAAAGGATGTAGCAGTAGAATTTCATTCACTTTCAAAGAATTTCAACATGGCAGGGTGTCGGATTGGTTACCTTGTTGGAAATGAAAGCATTGTAGAGGCGTTAAAAAAATTAAAATCTAATCTCGATTACGGTGTATTTGCACCTATACAACATGCTGCAATTAAGGCTTTGCGTGAGGGCGATGTATTTCTTAATGAGAATTGTAGATTGTATGAAAAAAGGCGGGATGTTTTAGTATCTGGTCTACAAAAAGTTGGATGGAATGTAGAGTTATCTGAGGCAACGATGTTTGTTTGGGCTGAAATTCCAGAAGGGTTTACATCTCAATCGTTTGCATATCAGTTAATTGATAAATGTGGTGTTGTTACAACACCTGGTAATGCCTTTGGTCAATACGGTGAAGGATTTGTACGTATTGCACTTGTCCAACCTGAAAACCGGTTACATGAAGTGGTAAAGCGCATAGGTACAAGTGATCTATTTTCATAG
- a CDS encoding BrxA/BrxB family bacilliredoxin yields MYNAYDEYMKQVVKPMREELTQADFSELTSSEEVVDFMENVEGTTLVVVNSVCGCAAGLARPAAIHSRTLDKKPDQYVTVFAGQDKEATMRMREYFTGIEPSSPSMAILKGKEVVHFIPRHEIEGHEISEIVENLNKAYNTHC; encoded by the coding sequence ATGTACAATGCTTATGATGAATATATGAAACAGGTTGTAAAACCAATGCGTGAAGAGCTTACACAAGCTGATTTTTCTGAATTAACTAGCAGTGAAGAAGTCGTGGATTTTATGGAAAATGTAGAAGGAACGACTTTGGTTGTAGTGAATTCAGTATGTGGTTGCGCTGCAGGGCTTGCTCGACCAGCTGCAATTCATTCACGTACACTTGATAAGAAACCTGATCAATACGTAACAGTATTTGCTGGTCAAGACAAAGAGGCTACAATGAGAATGCGTGAATACTTTACAGGAATCGAACCATCTTCTCCATCAATGGCTATTCTCAAAGGAAAAGAAGTTGTACACTTCATACCACGACATGAAATTGAAGGCCATGAAATTAGTGAGATTGTTGAGAACCTGAATAAGGCCTATAATACACATTGCTAA
- a CDS encoding YuzL family protein, translating to MGKRKQDPSKAGLSSPNIEGQGTTNEETGKYEVDSSRKKQRGFKN from the coding sequence ATGGGAAAGCGTAAACAGGACCCATCAAAAGCAGGGTTAAGTTCACCAAATATAGAAGGACAAGGAACAACAAACGAAGAAACTGGAAAGTATGAAGTAGATAGTAGTCGTAAAAAACAACGTGGTTTTAAAAACTAG
- a CDS encoding stalk domain-containing protein: MKRLIAFISILVFVLIPSIQTQAEANDQIKIYVNNEQIDFPTSPEISSENRTFVPFRVIAEAMDITVTWINSERKIVATSNGMQVELTIGEKQGYIDGQAYELDSAAYINNGHTLIPLRFFSEAFGANVQWNNETSTISIQSEEVNLYTMSFYGLGAFNYRNLVPKFDGMAYMWSSISNEGTLNIGIEDNDEDNYNEFFWPEDHPDATADEIIRSGVEIGNDGYLMVAALQMNRIKAFLDDQNKQDDAIEEMIDLVKEHQLTGVLLDFEEFDSSANVYKEKYTDFVKRLSTELNKINKELAIAVYPLNNYFNNYDYETLSTLADTIILMSYDYIPVGTTQPEPLNMVEEGLEQTLNFIPKDKLLLGINLVHETDETMIEKVNLAKRYKVKGVAFWLLNQVSSEEMEQIEQLTR; encoded by the coding sequence ATGAAGAGACTAATAGCTTTTATTTCAATTTTAGTGTTTGTATTGATTCCTTCAATTCAAACCCAGGCAGAAGCGAATGATCAAATAAAGATCTATGTTAATAATGAGCAGATTGATTTTCCAACTTCTCCAGAAATCTCAAGTGAAAATCGAACTTTCGTTCCTTTTCGTGTAATTGCTGAGGCAATGGACATAACAGTAACTTGGATTAATTCTGAACGAAAGATCGTAGCAACTAGTAATGGGATGCAAGTTGAATTAACGATTGGTGAAAAACAAGGTTATATTGATGGACAAGCTTATGAGCTTGATAGTGCTGCTTATATAAATAATGGTCACACGTTAATCCCACTACGTTTTTTCAGTGAAGCATTCGGTGCAAATGTGCAATGGAATAATGAAACAAGTACGATTTCGATACAATCAGAAGAGGTAAATTTGTATACAATGTCTTTTTATGGATTAGGTGCTTTTAATTATCGAAACCTAGTTCCCAAATTTGATGGCATGGCATATATGTGGTCGAGTATATCCAATGAGGGGACATTAAACATCGGAATTGAAGATAACGATGAAGATAATTATAACGAGTTCTTCTGGCCAGAAGATCATCCAGATGCAACAGCAGATGAGATTATCCGTTCAGGTGTTGAAATTGGAAATGATGGATATTTAATGGTTGCTGCATTGCAGATGAACCGTATCAAGGCATTTTTAGATGATCAAAATAAGCAAGACGATGCAATTGAAGAAATGATTGATCTAGTAAAAGAACATCAATTGACAGGGGTACTGCTAGATTTTGAAGAATTTGATTCAAGTGCTAATGTATATAAAGAGAAGTATACGGATTTTGTAAAACGTCTTTCAACTGAGCTGAATAAAATAAATAAGGAATTAGCAATTGCTGTATACCCTCTTAATAATTATTTTAATAACTATGATTATGAGACATTATCTACTCTTGCAGATACGATTATATTAATGTCATATGATTATATTCCAGTAGGAACAACTCAACCAGAACCATTGAATATGGTAGAAGAAGGTTTGGAGCAAACGTTAAATTTTATTCCAAAAGACAAGCTCCTACTTGGTATCAATCTTGTTCATGAAACGGATGAGACGATGATAGAAAAAGTTAATCTTGCAAAGCGATATAAAGTAAAAGGCGTTGCATTTTGGTTGTTAAATCAAGTGAGTTCTGAAGAGATGGAGCAGATTGAACAACTGACTCGTTAA